A portion of the Phyllobacterium zundukense genome contains these proteins:
- a CDS encoding recombinase family protein, with product MCSVVVRLDRLARSVSHLLPGNRALGAGFAPCMIPSTRRRHKACFPCRFWAAQLERPLISERTRAGINAAKARVSCLAIPASVNCSQMSLPRRRGHENAANLRI from the coding sequence ATGTGCTCAGTCGTGGTACGTCTCGATCGTCTAGCGCGGTCGGTTAGCCATCTCCTGCCAGGCAATCGCGCACTTGGAGCAGGTTTCGCTCCCTGCATGATCCCATCGACACGTCGACGCCACAAGGCATGTTTTCCTTGCAGGTTCTGGGCGGCGCAATTGGAGCGGCCATTGATTTCCGAACGCACGAGAGCTGGGATCAATGCGGCGAAGGCCCGGGTAAGTTGCCTGGCAATCCCGGCTTCCGTCAACTGCAGCCAGATGAGCTTGCCAAGGCGTCGCGGGCACGAGAACGCAGCCAACTTACGGATTTGA
- a CDS encoding IS66 family transposase — MKLPSVDSVETLSLGAMRRLVAGLVGKMHELEADVGALRTENQRLRDDNERLKLENDSLCLDNQSLRDEIARLKNLPPRPPFRPSGMENASKPTAGKNSSKGGRGVKRDRVTREVIVKADAPEGSRFKGYETILVRELVVAAEVVRYRRERWVTLDGKTILAPLPDGIVGGIGPGLRQFCLTMHAQGQVTTERLTSILNGIGVEISKSQVVRILITDLDTFAGEDLSVLRAGLTTAPFITVDDTGARHARREGITSHIGGERFTVFRTGRSKSRLSFLSLMRAGHEDYVINAAALDYLRRRQVDPLLIEKLSVHPEKIFASQSAWLDHLARCAIDIFDRALLRALSEGALWGAIRHHGLMRTTVVVSDGAGQFRIPNHALCWVHAERLVHKLMPATPKQARAVETVRDLIWCFYQALKAWKERPSPGVAQAFRQRFDRIFTLRTGFADLDQLLVRLHRRKPELLKVLDRPDIPLHTNASENDIRACVIKRKISGGTMSDKGRQARDVMLGLMKTCRKLGVSFYAYIGDRLGLNDSNQKIPPLAELIAMPM; from the coding sequence ATGAAGCTGCCATCCGTTGATTCTGTTGAGACCTTGTCGCTCGGTGCCATGCGCCGGCTGGTTGCGGGTTTGGTCGGCAAGATGCACGAGCTTGAAGCGGATGTCGGAGCGCTGCGCACCGAGAACCAGAGACTGCGTGACGACAATGAACGACTGAAGCTGGAAAACGATAGTCTGTGCCTGGATAACCAATCGCTTCGAGACGAAATCGCCCGGCTGAAGAATTTGCCGCCACGACCGCCGTTTCGGCCATCGGGGATGGAGAACGCGAGCAAGCCTACAGCCGGGAAGAATAGCAGCAAGGGCGGCCGCGGTGTTAAGCGCGATCGGGTCACGCGCGAGGTAATCGTCAAAGCGGACGCGCCGGAAGGGTCACGTTTCAAGGGATACGAAACAATCCTGGTGCGCGAGCTGGTTGTTGCGGCAGAAGTCGTGCGTTACCGGCGCGAGCGCTGGGTCACCTTGGACGGCAAGACAATTCTTGCGCCCTTGCCGGATGGCATTGTCGGCGGCATCGGTCCGGGCCTGCGGCAGTTTTGTCTGACCATGCATGCGCAAGGTCAGGTGACGACGGAACGGCTGACATCGATCCTGAATGGTATCGGGGTCGAGATATCGAAGAGCCAGGTTGTTCGCATCCTGATCACGGATCTCGACACGTTTGCAGGCGAGGACCTGTCGGTCTTGCGGGCGGGATTGACAACGGCGCCGTTCATCACGGTGGACGATACCGGTGCACGCCATGCGCGGCGCGAAGGTATAACAAGCCACATTGGCGGCGAGCGCTTTACCGTGTTCAGAACAGGCCGATCAAAATCTCGATTGAGCTTTCTGTCGCTGATGCGCGCAGGCCATGAAGATTATGTGATCAATGCGGCTGCACTTGACTACTTGCGTCGGCGTCAGGTTGATCCGTTGTTGATCGAGAAGCTCTCCGTCCACCCGGAAAAGATATTCGCATCGCAGAGCGCATGGCTGGACCATCTGGCACGCTGTGCCATCGATATCTTCGACAGGGCGCTGTTGCGGGCGTTAAGCGAAGGCGCACTCTGGGGCGCGATCCGACACCATGGACTGATGCGCACGACCGTTGTCGTCTCCGACGGTGCCGGTCAGTTCCGCATCCCCAATCATGCATTGTGTTGGGTGCACGCAGAACGTCTCGTTCACAAGCTGATGCCGGCAACGCCAAAACAAGCTCGGGCCGTTGAAACGGTGCGTGATCTGATCTGGTGTTTCTATCAAGCATTGAAGGCGTGGAAGGAAAGGCCATCTCCCGGAGTGGCCCAGGCGTTCCGCCAACGCTTTGATCGTATATTCACCTTGCGCACAGGTTTCGCGGATTTGGATCAATTGCTGGTGCGTTTGCACCGGCGTAAGCCTGAACTTCTCAAGGTTCTGGACCGGCCGGACATCCCGCTGCACACCAATGCATCCGAGAACGACATTCGTGCCTGTGTCATCAAGCGGAAGATCTCGGGCGGCACTATGAGTGACAAAGGCCGCCAGGCGCGAGACGTCATGCTCGGGCTAATGAAGACCTGCCGGAAGCTTGGCGTTTCCTTCTATGCGTACATCGGCGATCGACTCGGACTCAATGACTCCAATCAAAAGATTCCACCGCTAGCTGAACTGATTGCCATGCCCATGTAA
- a CDS encoding glutathione S-transferase family protein encodes MLTVWGRRTSSNVQALMWCIGELKLPFMRHDIGHRYGGNDSAEFKKLNPNGTVPVLRDGDGASLWETGAILRYLAARYGDAEFWPQDVEARAEIDKWAEWSKINIALNFTGPIFWRVVRTAPKDRDAEAIAGAISTFNAKLDIAEAQLERNAFLAGNKFTLADIQFGHVLYRYYDINIDRSGYPALKRYYDRLTARAAFKEHVMVSYDDLRVL; translated from the coding sequence ATGCTGACAGTCTGGGGCCGCCGAACTTCTTCAAATGTCCAAGCGCTGATGTGGTGCATTGGTGAACTGAAGCTTCCGTTTATGCGTCACGACATTGGCCACAGGTACGGTGGCAACGATTCTGCAGAGTTCAAGAAGCTCAACCCGAACGGTACAGTGCCGGTTCTACGTGATGGAGACGGCGCGTCGTTGTGGGAGACAGGCGCAATCCTGCGCTATCTCGCCGCCCGTTACGGCGACGCAGAGTTCTGGCCGCAAGATGTCGAAGCGCGGGCGGAAATCGATAAATGGGCTGAATGGTCCAAGATTAATATCGCCCTCAATTTCACCGGCCCCATCTTTTGGAGGGTGGTACGAACGGCACCGAAGGATCGGGATGCGGAGGCGATTGCCGGAGCTATTAGCACTTTCAATGCAAAGCTCGACATTGCCGAGGCCCAACTCGAGCGCAATGCCTTTTTGGCCGGGAATAAATTCACTCTGGCCGATATTCAGTTCGGCCATGTGCTCTACCGATATTATGACATCAACATCGATCGTTCCGGCTATCCTGCCCTGAAGCGATACTACGATAGGCTCACCGCCCGGGCAGCATTCAAGGAGCATGTCATGGTGTCATACGACGATCTAAGAGTGCTTTGA
- a CDS encoding LysE family translocator, with protein sequence METGTLIFFTATVLPLICTPGPDMLFVASQALSGGASAGLRSTAGVCLGYAVHSALAALGVAAVVAASPMLFEALRWLGVTYLVYLAFQLLRSATKAGQLNLSAAPANGPLRRGFLTAFLNPKGMMIYFAILPQFMQQGGSIPLQALILSAIFIALCGIVYTSLSLAIAAVGMNGGFSDCRRRWVEGTAAAFLIVAAGRLAAN encoded by the coding sequence ATGGAAACAGGAACACTGATTTTCTTCACCGCAACCGTGCTGCCCTTGATCTGCACGCCCGGCCCCGACATGCTCTTTGTAGCGTCGCAAGCTCTGTCGGGCGGAGCATCCGCCGGCCTACGTTCGACCGCAGGCGTTTGCCTTGGTTATGCGGTTCATTCCGCCCTCGCCGCCCTCGGCGTCGCTGCAGTAGTCGCTGCCTCCCCGATGCTGTTTGAGGCATTGCGTTGGCTCGGTGTCACGTACCTGGTTTATCTGGCTTTCCAGCTTTTGCGATCCGCTACGAAGGCGGGGCAGCTCAACCTCTCGGCCGCACCGGCCAATGGCCCGCTTCGGCGGGGATTTCTGACTGCGTTCCTCAATCCTAAAGGCATGATGATCTATTTTGCGATCCTGCCGCAATTCATGCAGCAGGGCGGCAGCATTCCTCTGCAGGCGCTCATCCTGTCTGCGATCTTCATCGCCCTTTGTGGGATCGTCTACACGAGCTTGAGTCTCGCGATCGCCGCAGTCGGGATGAACGGCGGCTTCAGCGATTGTCGTCGTAGATGGGTGGAAGGTACGGCCGCCGCCTTTCTGATTGTCGCAGCCGGTCGGCTGGCAGCAAATTAA
- a CDS encoding Lrp/AsnC family transcriptional regulator — MPTKLDDIDRRILRALQRDGRLQNLELAKQVGLSPSPCLRRVKLLEQAGIIDRYVAVLNSAKVGLGLSMFARVWLTAQDAETIDLFMDAMKQLPQVMECYIMLGESDALLRVVVADLDDYRSFQAAHLTRKNGIQNVKTDVPSQIVKQTHTLPL, encoded by the coding sequence ATGCCAACAAAATTGGATGACATAGATCGGCGTATTCTTCGCGCCCTGCAACGCGATGGACGGTTGCAGAATTTGGAGCTCGCCAAACAGGTGGGCTTGTCACCCTCGCCCTGCTTGCGGCGAGTCAAGCTCCTGGAGCAGGCCGGAATTATCGACCGCTATGTTGCGGTTCTCAATTCCGCGAAGGTCGGTCTCGGTCTGTCGATGTTCGCGCGGGTCTGGCTGACCGCACAGGATGCCGAAACCATCGATCTTTTCATGGATGCCATGAAGCAGCTCCCCCAAGTGATGGAGTGCTACATCATGCTGGGGGAGAGCGACGCCCTGCTGCGCGTGGTCGTAGCCGATCTGGATGACTACCGCAGTTTTCAGGCCGCGCATCTGACACGGAAAAATGGAATTCAGAATGTCAAAACCGATGTGCCAAGTCAGATAGTCAAGCAAACCCACACTCTGCCGCTATAA
- a CDS encoding YbaN family protein yields MSGTKRTFYFVLGWAMVALGFIGVLLPVIPTTIFLIIAAWCFSRSSPRFEKWLLEHPVFGPTLVQWREHGAIPKRVKWIACAGMALGYATFMYFARPSPLLGGVVALFFIACAAYVWTRPSLAA; encoded by the coding sequence ATGAGCGGCACAAAACGTACATTTTATTTCGTGCTCGGATGGGCGATGGTGGCGCTCGGCTTCATTGGCGTGCTTCTGCCCGTCATACCGACGACGATCTTTCTCATCATCGCCGCCTGGTGTTTCAGTCGCTCATCGCCGCGATTCGAAAAGTGGCTGCTTGAACATCCGGTGTTCGGGCCGACACTGGTGCAGTGGCGCGAGCACGGAGCAATTCCGAAACGCGTAAAATGGATCGCTTGCGCCGGCATGGCATTGGGCTACGCCACTTTCATGTATTTTGCCCGGCCGTCACCTCTGCTCGGAGGGGTGGTGGCTCTATTTTTCATCGCCTGCGCCGCTTACGTTTGGACCCGCCCGAGCTTGGCCGCATAG
- a CDS encoding ABC transporter ATP-binding protein yields MSALELINVRKRYGTVETLKGIDLSLASGEFLVLLGPSGCGKSTLLNIIAGLAEATEGDVRIGDRSVTGVHPKDRDIAMVFQSYALYPNMSVARNIGFGLEMRNVPAAERIEAVQKAAKILQIENLLGRKPSELSGGQRQRVAIGRALVRDPQIFLFDEPLSNLDAKLRMEMRTELKRLHQMLGTTIVYVTHDQIEAMTLATRIAVMRDGQIEQLATPDEIYNRPATRYVASFVGSPPMNMLDATVADGVAHVDGSPGGIPLPREFWENAANARDVIIGIRPESLTMASSEDAGLAIEAKVEVVELTGPELVVTSTIGSQRLTASLPPRSQMAVGASQRFNIDASALHIFDKATGKRI; encoded by the coding sequence ATGAGTGCGCTCGAGCTGATCAATGTTCGCAAGCGTTATGGCACCGTCGAAACGCTGAAGGGCATCGACCTGTCGCTCGCCAGCGGCGAGTTCCTCGTCCTGCTCGGTCCCTCCGGCTGCGGCAAGTCAACGCTTCTCAACATCATTGCAGGGCTCGCCGAAGCGACAGAGGGTGACGTGCGTATCGGTGATCGTTCGGTCACCGGCGTGCATCCCAAGGACCGCGACATCGCCATGGTGTTCCAGTCCTATGCGCTTTATCCGAACATGTCCGTGGCGCGAAACATCGGCTTCGGCCTTGAAATGCGCAACGTACCCGCAGCGGAACGAATCGAGGCCGTGCAAAAGGCGGCAAAGATCCTGCAGATCGAAAATCTCCTTGGCCGCAAGCCGTCCGAGCTTTCAGGCGGACAGCGGCAGCGCGTCGCCATCGGCCGGGCACTGGTGCGCGATCCGCAGATATTCTTGTTCGACGAGCCCCTGTCCAATCTCGATGCGAAATTGCGGATGGAAATGCGAACCGAGCTGAAGCGCCTGCATCAGATGCTGGGCACCACGATTGTCTATGTGACGCATGACCAGATCGAGGCGATGACGCTCGCAACCCGCATCGCTGTCATGCGCGACGGTCAGATCGAGCAGCTTGCCACGCCGGATGAGATCTACAATCGACCGGCCACCCGCTATGTCGCGAGTTTCGTCGGTTCGCCGCCGATGAACATGCTGGATGCGACGGTTGCGGATGGCGTCGCCCATGTCGATGGCTCCCCCGGCGGCATCCCCCTCCCCCGCGAGTTCTGGGAAAATGCCGCAAACGCTCGCGATGTGATCATAGGCATTCGTCCGGAAAGTCTGACGATGGCGTCATCGGAAGACGCAGGCCTTGCCATCGAGGCGAAAGTCGAAGTGGTCGAACTGACCGGTCCGGAGCTGGTCGTTACCTCGACGATAGGCAGCCAGCGCCTGACGGCAAGCTTGCCTCCACGCTCGCAAATGGCAGTCGGTGCGTCGCAGCGCTTCAATATCGATGCAAGTGCTTTGCACATCTTCGACAAGGCAACCGGCAAGCGCATCTAG
- a CDS encoding PfkB family carbohydrate kinase, giving the protein MQPLAVIGNVNVDLILGPADPWPTPGTEIMVDYDELRVGGSAGNAALTWEGLGLDFQIAANVGNDQFGEWLRQGFGKRSERWPVAPVGTTLSVGITHPNGERTFFTTRGHIAALSWLDVITTLDTERLKGGTAILCGSFLTDGLVAQYDELFDWADANDIRIALDTGWPIDGWTEANRSTARGWLARCHIALFNEVETTRLANSVEPAEAAHRLKALMPSNAIVVVKRGPDGALAVGSDDKLVSVPAPLVQVADTIGAGDVFNAAFLAALANGQTLEASLAAGVRVASKAVSTIPRRYGEGPQTSPEEAP; this is encoded by the coding sequence ATGCAGCCACTCGCCGTCATCGGAAACGTCAATGTCGATTTGATCCTCGGCCCGGCCGATCCATGGCCGACACCCGGAACCGAGATCATGGTCGACTACGACGAACTGCGCGTCGGCGGTTCCGCCGGCAACGCGGCTCTCACCTGGGAAGGGCTCGGCCTCGATTTTCAGATCGCCGCCAATGTCGGCAATGACCAGTTCGGCGAATGGCTGCGGCAGGGTTTCGGCAAGCGTTCGGAACGCTGGCCGGTTGCGCCTGTGGGCACAACCCTTTCCGTTGGGATTACCCACCCGAACGGCGAGCGTACTTTCTTTACGACGCGCGGTCACATCGCGGCATTGTCCTGGCTCGACGTCATCACGACGCTCGACACGGAGCGGCTGAAGGGCGGCACTGCCATCCTTTGCGGCTCCTTCCTGACCGACGGCCTCGTTGCACAATATGACGAGTTGTTCGATTGGGCCGATGCCAACGATATCCGCATCGCGCTCGATACCGGCTGGCCGATCGATGGCTGGACCGAGGCCAACCGCAGCACGGCCCGCGGGTGGCTGGCGCGCTGCCACATCGCCCTGTTCAATGAGGTCGAGACGACGCGCCTCGCCAACAGCGTCGAGCCTGCCGAAGCCGCGCACAGGCTCAAGGCTCTGATGCCGAGCAATGCCATCGTTGTCGTAAAACGCGGACCCGATGGGGCGTTGGCAGTCGGCTCCGACGACAAGCTTGTATCGGTACCTGCCCCCCTGGTGCAGGTTGCCGATACAATTGGTGCCGGTGACGTGTTCAACGCCGCCTTCCTCGCCGCGCTGGCAAATGGTCAAACGCTCGAGGCAAGCCTTGCGGCTGGTGTTCGCGTTGCGTCCAAAGCCGTCTCCACCATTCCCCGCCGCTATGGCGAGGGTCCGCAAACATCACCGGAGGAAGCTCCATGA
- a CDS encoding SIS domain-containing protein, whose product MSMSSQMNKPIGLIAIEKEMARQNADAISSFEAAAPLAVTIAQSLRMTGRLMLLGMGGSHAVGRAVEPLYRSLGIDAVALPLSEQLGQPLPLAGKTILLTSQSGESAEVLRWFAEVGVPSDTFGLTLEGGSTLARTVPSLVGSGGTENAFAATRSLTVSFALHLAVLSTLGEDPAEALAILSTESTPNVDAAVAALSDVSAVVTSGRRMQGVAEAIALGLTELSRIPCFSLEGGQLRHGPMEMLGPKVGVVLFRAKDATSELVARMAVSAREAGSPVVVIDASGEAPLKDTATIAAGVASGMAAIFALLPAAQHFMLGFAGARVADLGTPVRSTKITRDE is encoded by the coding sequence ATGAGCATGTCTTCGCAAATGAACAAACCCATCGGTCTCATTGCCATCGAGAAAGAAATGGCGCGGCAGAATGCCGATGCGATTTCTTCTTTCGAGGCGGCCGCTCCACTTGCCGTGACCATCGCCCAATCCCTGCGTATGACCGGGCGTCTGATGCTGCTCGGCATGGGCGGTTCGCATGCGGTTGGCCGTGCGGTCGAACCGCTCTATCGCAGCCTTGGTATCGATGCGGTGGCCCTGCCGCTGTCCGAGCAACTCGGTCAGCCGCTGCCATTAGCCGGCAAAACAATTCTTCTGACCTCTCAGTCCGGGGAAAGCGCTGAGGTCCTGCGCTGGTTTGCCGAGGTTGGCGTGCCGTCCGATACTTTCGGCCTGACGCTCGAAGGCGGGTCTACCCTTGCCCGCACCGTGCCATCATTGGTCGGTTCCGGCGGAACCGAAAATGCCTTCGCGGCAACGCGCAGCCTGACTGTCAGTTTTGCCCTGCATCTCGCCGTGCTCAGTACGCTTGGCGAGGATCCGGCTGAAGCGCTCGCCATCCTGAGTACAGAGAGTACGCCGAATGTCGATGCTGCAGTCGCCGCATTGTCGGACGTATCGGCTGTCGTAACCTCTGGTCGCCGCATGCAGGGTGTCGCGGAGGCGATTGCGCTCGGCCTCACCGAACTTTCACGCATCCCGTGCTTCTCGCTTGAAGGCGGACAATTGCGCCACGGTCCGATGGAAATGCTTGGACCCAAGGTCGGCGTCGTCCTGTTCCGCGCCAAGGATGCAACGTCGGAATTGGTGGCGCGCATGGCGGTCTCGGCACGGGAAGCCGGGTCGCCGGTTGTGGTGATCGATGCGTCCGGAGAGGCTCCGCTCAAAGATACCGCTACGATCGCTGCGGGCGTGGCAAGCGGCATGGCGGCAATTTTCGCGCTCCTTCCCGCCGCCCAGCACTTCATGCTCGGCTTTGCCGGCGCGCGCGTTGCCGATCTCGGCACGCCTGTGCGCTCGACCAAGATCACGCGGGACGAGTGA
- a CDS encoding carbohydrate ABC transporter permease, with the protein MERRSLTATILVHLAALLLLVVILAPVVWLFIMSISSTPDLIAKPLHWWPDTVDLSRYGVLLSSVANSAGEAFVASLFNSIKVAGMATVAALFVAVPSAWAVSRTPSVGWSLYAVIATYMLPPVALAVPLYMTLAWAGLLNNVFGLALVYLTILAPFTTWLMKSGFDSIPREIESAATMDGARLDQILRLITLPLAAPVMATAALFAFLLAWDEFFYALLFTSDQRAKTLTVAIADLAGGRVSDYGLIATAGVLAALPPLLVGLFMQRALIAGLTSGGVKG; encoded by the coding sequence ATGGAACGCCGCAGCCTCACCGCAACGATCCTGGTACATTTGGCAGCGCTTCTGCTTCTGGTCGTGATCCTTGCCCCCGTGGTGTGGCTCTTCATCATGAGCATTTCATCGACGCCGGACCTTATCGCCAAACCGTTGCACTGGTGGCCCGATACGGTCGATCTGTCCCGCTACGGTGTCCTGCTTTCTTCGGTCGCCAACAGCGCCGGGGAAGCCTTCGTCGCCTCGCTGTTCAACAGCATCAAGGTGGCCGGCATGGCGACTGTGGCGGCGCTCTTCGTAGCGGTCCCCTCCGCCTGGGCCGTATCGCGCACGCCATCGGTCGGTTGGTCGCTTTACGCAGTTATTGCCACTTACATGCTGCCTCCGGTAGCCTTGGCCGTACCGCTTTACATGACGCTCGCCTGGGCCGGCCTCCTCAACAACGTCTTTGGTCTGGCGCTGGTTTACCTGACGATCCTCGCGCCCTTCACCACCTGGTTGATGAAATCCGGCTTCGACTCAATCCCGCGCGAAATCGAAAGCGCTGCAACCATGGATGGCGCCCGGCTCGATCAGATCCTGCGGCTGATCACCCTGCCGCTCGCCGCACCCGTCATGGCGACCGCCGCACTCTTCGCGTTCCTGCTTGCCTGGGACGAATTCTTCTATGCCCTTTTGTTCACTTCGGATCAGCGGGCCAAAACCTTGACCGTGGCGATCGCCGATCTCGCTGGCGGACGCGTCTCGGATTACGGATTGATTGCCACAGCGGGTGTGCTTGCCGCCCTCCCCCCGCTACTCGTTGGTCTCTTCATGCAGCGCGCCCTGATCGCGGGCCTGACAAGCGGCGGCGTCAAAGGATGA